The Raphanus sativus cultivar WK10039 chromosome 2, ASM80110v3, whole genome shotgun sequence DNA segment TGAAACTCATagttattgaaaaaaataaaacgacCAATATAAAAACCCAAATAATAGCAAAACCAAATAATAGCAAAacaacaaatgaaacaaaatccAACCAAATCTTTATCCCCACGCAGCTTTGACTACTCCCCAGCATTCTTTTCCACCTTGATGATCTTAGAGTATCTCTTCTTTGAAGTAGAAGAAATGTCATGAACAGCTTTGTCTACTTTTCGTTTTGACAGTGGAGTTGAAGATGAACATGTGTTGTCTTCACTTTCAATGCTAACAAAAGatacctacaaaaaaaaatgtgattaGGATATTTAAGTTCAAAAGTTAAATGATGCTTAATCTtatactttattaaaaacagtGAAAACTTTAACAAACCTGTTCTGATGGACGATCAGATGAAACAATGTCAGTCTGATTGGTGTCTTCAGTTTTATCATCGTCAGACTGTAAGATTATTTCATCAGCAGACCAAGTCTTcccaatattaaatatattggATCCATAATCAACATTGTCTTTGCTCACGTAGacaccaaatttgaaagtttttCCAATCATATCAGTAATAACGTCAGGCAAGTCTTCTGGATCCTCAACCTTCATagaaagatataaaaatttcataattgtcaaattCAAACCATAATTTGCAAGTTAAATGACTAACTATACATACCTCTTCCAGAGAACCATTTAAGAGCACTTCAGCACTTATTCCCAAAATGGGTTCAGCAATGGTATCAAGCAACATCACTTTAGTTTCACCAGTCTCATCCTTTAGTAGGAGATGTAGTTTAAACCTAACAGCAGTGGATAAATTAGTGAAGTCATAGATCGTAAACATAATTGATTCAAGTTAAAGAAACATACTTAGGTGCAACATTGGTTACTGACTGATGGCATGTTTCACAATACCACAAATGTTTCACTGGCACCAAATCCTTGTTAGTAATGTTAGTCACCTTCTTGTAGTGGCACTTAATACAACCAAAATAGTACCATGCATAGTCTGTGTCTATTGCATAAACTGTTGCTCTAACAATGCATTTCTCaatctaaaaaaataacattctGTGTTAGTAAATGTTTAAGGCTATAATGCAAAACAATTTATCAGTAAAAAGTAAATGTGTAGATTataatacaaaacaatttatcagtaaaaatgtaaaattaaccTCAGTTGCCATTACGATATCCAAAATTGTTCTCTCTGGATAAAGAGACCACTTATCTGGTTGGCGTTTGTTTCCTTGAGGTTTTACAACCTCAAGAGAACCAGCAGTGAGAGCCAACTTATTATCTGGCATCCTAAAAGGGTTATAAAACATTTGCGTAAGAACGTTTGTATATTAAGCACAAGATAAAATTATTATGAGATTAGAATAGAACGTATTACATTAGATAGTCATTCACATCAAATCCAGACGGATTGATCTCCACACTTGAAATTTCAAATGCACTTGTGACCTGGACTTGGCctacaataatttttaaaaattactacttttaatcaaaatcatattataaGTTACGAATCCTTCATAGTTTAGTAGATATTTTACCTTTGTAAACATTGATTTTAGCAAATCTCAGTAAACAGATAAAATTTTTATCCACTTGAGCGACTTTGTATGCATATAGCATATGTTCAGCAAAACGACCCCAAAGACAACATGCTATTTGGAGACCACtgtcaaagaaaagaaagtaaaaacaaTAAACACACATTTATATACATGTGAAATGTCTATTTGCGAAAGGTTGTATTCATAACTTACTCTGTATCCCTCAAAGTAAGTTCCAGCTTCTTCGTTTCTTTACTTTGGACTGGAACAACTTGCATATCTCCAATCTCGGTTGCTTGACCAACAACATCTTCaacaacatataaaaaaatattaatatcattatatataaacaaaaagataGATAGATTTATGAGGAAAACAGTTAAGTTACCAATAAGAAAATTAGAATCAAGACTTCCATTAATGATTTCCTGAAACGTTGCTAATGACAAAAAACAGTCGTCATTTTTCAGAGAGGATTCGGTGACGTTGGAGCTATTTATGATCGACAGCTTGAATCCATGGCTAGTCGGTCGGTACTTTCCAGCAGTTGGGGTCACTGAGAAATTCTCAATGAACCTCCACTGTCCAACGTGCAGTTTCTTAACACGACCAAGGAAGACTCTTTTGCAGGTACAATGAATTTTAACACCCTAcattaacattaaaaaaatatagtttagtcGATTGCAGATCAAACTTTGTTAGAATAACAGATAACAAACAGAAACACTTACTGTCTTGTCTGCTagtatgaagtgaagagagtcTCCACCAGGGTAATTCGAATGTTGAGTCCATGAATGTAGTACTTTTACTTCAATCTTCCAAGTTGTTTTAAATGGTTTGACATTTTTCAACAACGTTATTCCGTCGGATGTAACCATAGCCATTTGGGAGTTTTGTTTGTCGAGATGTGATGAAAAGATTAGGTGATGGAAGCCTTTTTATAGTGGAAGCATCGAGAGCATATTCTGAAtctgatattttaaattttatacggTTGTATCGATAGGGATTAGGATATAATTTTGTTAAGATTTAGAagatatatcataatatttctGTTATAatcttttaattgatttaaagtTTGATATTATCTGGCTTTTTCACATCGATTATTATCTTGATAAAATATAGGTTAGTTGAGATTTTAAACATTTAAGTAGTAGAATATTCTCATCTAATATTATCATGCGATATTATCTTCACAAAAATATAGGTAATTGGATTTTAAACTTCTATTTTCTGTCTAACAGTGGTTTATTGTTGTTTATTAGGAAAATCGGGTCGATGGAGTGTATACCAAGTCCTGTAAACCAATGATAAAGGTCCAAAAGATATCGTCTCTTTCACGTGCTGAAAAGCTAGAAGATGAAACTGGTAGAAGAGTGTTATATTGAAAACGAACTAATATAGATTTGgaattataaataatatcaaataGTGAACAGGAAGTGAAAGGTGATCACAGAAAATATGAGGTAATAATAAGAACAAACTGATGTATTATGTAAGTGAAGAGTTGTACCTTTGACTCATAAGAAAATTATGATTTTGGGTAACATTGTTGATGATGtatatttgattataaatatgGATTGATTGTCTTATTAGTATGCTCGATGAAGAACTTATATATGAGTGTAATATGTATGGTAAGTACGTAaatgtttattataaatatagtttaaaaatatgacTATAACTGATGTATTCGTTGAAGATGTGTTGGATTATAAAGGTTGGTAGTTATCCATAATTATTAATAGTGTATTAATAGtgtattaaattataaaagatactatcgaaattattatattagttgGGTTACGAAATAGATGGTCCTATGTAGACTTCttttaagtagataaaaaaGATGTCTCtattttaataggatagatggAGAATTATGtaccaaactaaattaaatatgctaaactatttttttttttaaatagatccACTCTATAGTGAGTGTGTTTTGCATTTCGAAACCCACTgcacatatttttaaaaaatatttgtaaaataattttgtcGCTTATTTGgttaaagatatattttctctctctctcttatattCTTACTTTCTGTTAGCTCCACAAATAGAAAGTGAAAGACGATCGATTGTGTCGCGGCGATTCTCTGTAAAAAGTCGCCGCCGGAGATTCGCGGTTCTCGCCGATCGTTTTCCGCCGGATTTTTGTGCTTTTCCCCCATCTTACATTCGTTGCGGTtttatcttctctctctccctttctcTCCAATTTTGAAATTTCCTCCACTTGTCAAGTGATAGTTCCATCCCCGACACGAGTTTTGTTCGGTTTCTGGTAATAAGAATCAGTGACAGACAGTATCTGCTTCACCCTCCTTGTAAAGGTCTAGACTTTAGACGAATAGAGTAGTCTGTGTTTTCGATAGGTTTTTTTTTGAGTGATAACAGAGTTTGTATTGAAAGAGAGGTGTGTAATAATGGGAGATATAACTTGGGTCGAAGAAGGTAACAGCAACCTGACCAGTTCCAGGAAAAGGAAAGCGAGACCCAAACGGTTCGAGTTTGTAGGATGGGGTTCGAGACAGCTCATCGAGTTTCTCCAATCTATTGGCAAAGATACAACAACCAAGATCTCCAGGTTCGAGGTCAGCGAGACTATCTCGAGGTACATTGCCGAGAACGGTCTCGTAGATTCGTCGAGCAAGAAGAGAGCTACGTGCGACGATAGGCTCATGTCCCTTTTCGGGGTTAAGTCGATACTGAGGATCAAAGTGTATGATCTACTGGAAAAGCATTACGAGGAGAACCGGGACGATGCGGATTTTGATTATCTGTACGAGGATGAGGCGGCGCAGATCGTGAGCCGTTCGGAGAAGGTGGTTAGGATAAGGAAGGTTGTGAGGGAGAAACCTAGAGGTGGTGCTTTTGCTGCAATAGTGAGTGAGAATGTCAAGCTTGTCTACTTGAGGAAGAGTCTGGTTCAGGAGCTGGTTAAGTCTCGGGACGGTTTTGAGGGTAAGATGTTGGGAAGCTTTGTGAGGATCAAGTCTGACCCTAATGATTACCTTCAGAACAACCCTTATCAGCTTGTTCAGGTCACAGGTAATTTTTTCTGAAagtatatttttgatttaagtCTGGTTTGTTCGTGTGTTTATGGACAAGAAGATAATTACATCTTTAGTGATCATGTCCCATGCCTAAAGATGTCTGGTCTGCAGTAGAGAAAGCTGAGTTCTCTTtgtactttttttgttttgtctgttATCTAGGCGTGAAGAAAGAACCTGGGACTGATGATTTTCTCCTTCAGGTTACAAATTATGTGAAAGACGTTTCTATCTCTGCGCTATCTGACGATGATTTCTCCAAGGTAATTTGCTTAGAAAATATTGTTCACCGGGTTTCTATTCTTTTAGCTATCTTAGATGTACTTATCTTTCATTATAGAAATTGTTGGACTGATGTACATTCTAGCCTTGTAGTTTATGGATTGATTATTAGATTTTCTGAAAATACGCAGGAGGAATGTGAAGATTTGCATCAGAGAATAAAGAACGGTTCTCCTAAGCAGCCTACAATTGTAAGTTTGCTTTTTTCTATAAGAAGGCGGAATATACTTGTTTTGGTGGAGGCTCTCTATTAATGATCTGTCACCTATACTAACAACTCTTTCACCTTTTCTGCTTATGGCGTTTTAAGATTTTGTGTCTTTTGTGGCTATTTAATCAAAATTCATTTGAACCCTTTGGATAGGTGGAGATGGAAGAAAAGGCTCGAAGTTTACATGAAGATCAGACTAAACACGTATGCTTGCTTGCTAACTTTCTCTTCTGCTTCatttctttatcttcttctatTTACCTTGCCCCGTGGTCCTATTTTCTTTTGACGGACTCAACTCTTGTTTGAACTCTTTAGTGGCTTGGAAGAGAATTGGCATTGTTACAAAAGCGTATTGCCCGGGCCACTGAGAAGGGATGGCGAAGAGAATATCCTTTTGTTACTATATATAACTTTGTTATACTTTGAAATGAATAAATATCATTCCGATAGTGAGTtcttaattgttttttcttgaTTTAATGAGTTGTTACGCTGTCTGAGTATCTGGAAAAGAGGGAGCTTCTTCAGACTCCAGAAGAACA contains these protein-coding regions:
- the LOC130507942 gene encoding uncharacterized protein LOC130507942 isoform X4, which gives rise to MFGGHTERDSNYNMAQSSFFREDSVTLELFMIDSLNPWLVGRYFPAVGVTEKFSMNLHCPTCSFLTRPRKTLLQENRVDGVYTKSCKPMIKVQKISSLSRAEKLEDETGRRVLY
- the LOC130507942 gene encoding uncharacterized protein LOC130507942 isoform X1; protein product: MAHVNRRNNISIEFDTSCGFSFFCRFNFHKNIPLRRSLNTRRYRYDSLCIAWGNKCSEGILKGIPITIWLKEDSVTLELFMIDSLNPWLVGRYFPAVGVTEKFSMNLHCPTCSFLTRPRKTLLQENRVDGVYTKSCKPMIKVQKISSLSRAEKLEDETGRRVLY
- the LOC130507942 gene encoding uncharacterized protein LOC130507942 isoform X2; its protein translation is MAHVNRRNNISIEFDTSCGFSFFCRFNFHKNIPLRRSLNTRRYSLCIAWGNKCSEGILKGIPITIWLKEDSVTLELFMIDSLNPWLVGRYFPAVGVTEKFSMNLHCPTCSFLTRPRKTLLQENRVDGVYTKSCKPMIKVQKISSLSRAEKLEDETGRRVLY
- the LOC130507942 gene encoding uncharacterized protein LOC130507942 isoform X3, yielding MYDSLCIAWGNKCSEGILKGIPITIWLKEDSVTLELFMIDSLNPWLVGRYFPAVGVTEKFSMNLHCPTCSFLTRPRKTLLQENRVDGVYTKSCKPMIKVQKISSLSRAEKLEDETGRRVLY
- the LOC108842699 gene encoding uncharacterized protein At5g08430, producing MGDITWVEEGNSNLTSSRKRKARPKRFEFVGWGSRQLIEFLQSIGKDTTTKISRFEVSETISRYIAENGLVDSSSKKRATCDDRLMSLFGVKSILRIKVYDLLEKHYEENRDDADFDYLYEDEAAQIVSRSEKVVRIRKVVREKPRGGAFAAIVSENVKLVYLRKSLVQELVKSRDGFEGKMLGSFVRIKSDPNDYLQNNPYQLVQVTGVKKEPGTDDFLLQVTNYVKDVSISALSDDDFSKEECEDLHQRIKNGSPKQPTIVEMEEKARSLHEDQTKHWLGRELALLQKRIARATEKGWRRELSEYLEKRELLQTPEEQSRLFREVPEVLGEELLPNLEASPEAHESDNEQRLSESPISSIQETPEVRNLFGREDQQCNGFLMSKSSTLPGITPYAMDLNGRLPTWTASSAGDEYLHRGVEQPANGITWEEETPTKEPEVSQLQSSTPAVSNHNNGSQAQPNPSEIIELSDGDEDENGDGETLDPTVEHVEVLSYDREKANWLYKDPQGDIQGPFSLKELKAWNDAEYFYKGFKVWMAGQSLDSAVILTDVLRQV